In a genomic window of Sporosarcina trichiuri:
- the smpB gene encoding SsrA-binding protein SmpB has product MAKGKGKVLAVNKKANFDYAIEETIEAGIVLEGTEIKSIRNGKVQLRDAFVLIRNNEAWISNMHVSPYEQGNRYNHDPVRSRKLLMHRKQIATLIGQTKEKGTAIVPLKMYIKDGFAKVLIGVGKGKKLYDKRADLKKKEANREMARALKDKQNY; this is encoded by the coding sequence ATGGCGAAAGGTAAAGGAAAAGTGCTCGCCGTCAATAAGAAGGCGAATTTCGACTACGCCATCGAAGAGACGATCGAAGCGGGCATCGTCCTCGAAGGCACGGAGATCAAGTCGATCCGCAACGGCAAAGTGCAGCTGCGCGACGCGTTCGTGCTGATCCGAAACAACGAGGCGTGGATTTCGAACATGCACGTCAGCCCGTACGAGCAGGGGAACCGGTACAACCACGATCCGGTGCGCTCCCGAAAGCTGCTCATGCATCGCAAACAGATCGCGACACTCATCGGGCAGACGAAAGAAAAAGGGACGGCGATTGTGCCACTCAAGATGTACATCAAGGACGGCTTCGCAAAAGTGCTGATCGGCGTCGGAAAAGGGAAGAAGCTCTATGACAAACGGGCCGATCTGAAGAAGAAGGAAGCCAATCGGGAAATGGCACGTGCACTGAAAGACAAACAGAACTATTGA
- a CDS encoding STAS domain-containing protein: MRNLLIRLSEKVIGNAEQLAGLITRTQNERYPIMRKLEGELYPARVELVKLYASAMMMDEEERSERLKRWGEEVGTAFAKKEIISLDMMLREVPEYREYIGTVMKHEGLNQGISAEEMYDLTTDFDRIVNDIVYYFSLPFVQYEKEMLLKSQEAVEALSVPISSISDTTAILPLIGVLDFNRSTVLQERVLMEAVRMRLEYLIIDLSGLQTTDTYVAQQLFTLFDSLTLVGTTPVVSGITPVIAQTLVGLGLDFGAIRSFGNLKTAIEHVS; encoded by the coding sequence ATGAGGAATTTATTGATCCGTTTGAGTGAGAAAGTGATCGGAAACGCTGAACAGCTGGCGGGTCTGATCACCCGTACCCAGAACGAGCGGTACCCGATCATGCGGAAACTGGAAGGCGAGCTCTATCCGGCCCGTGTGGAATTGGTGAAACTATATGCGAGTGCGATGATGATGGATGAAGAAGAGCGGAGTGAACGGCTGAAACGCTGGGGTGAGGAAGTCGGCACGGCATTCGCAAAGAAGGAGATCATCTCACTGGATATGATGCTCCGTGAAGTTCCTGAGTACCGCGAGTATATTGGAACCGTTATGAAACATGAAGGACTGAACCAGGGGATCAGTGCGGAAGAGATGTATGACCTGACAACCGACTTCGACAGGATCGTCAATGACATCGTCTATTACTTCAGCCTCCCGTTCGTGCAGTATGAAAAAGAGATGCTGCTGAAATCACAGGAAGCGGTCGAGGCATTGTCTGTACCTATTTCTTCGATAAGTGATACGACTGCCATCCTGCCGCTGATCGGTGTCCTCGATTTCAACAGGAGCACCGTGCTGCAGGAAAGGGTGCTGATGGAAGCTGTCCGGATGAGACTGGAATATCTCATTATCGACCTGTCGGGCCTCCAGACGACGGATACCTATGTTGCGCAGCAGCTGTTCACGCTGTTCGATTCTCTGACACTTGTAGGGACAACGCCCGTCGTGAGCGGCATCACACCGGTCATTGCCCAGACACTGGTCGGATTGGGCCTCGATTTCGGAGCGATCCGCAGTTTCGGGAATCTGAAAACGGCAATCGAGCACGTGTCCTGA
- a CDS encoding M20/M25/M40 family metallo-hydrolase, which yields MYASIHPLTTEQRLEAITKHLVGIPSINGTSGEVEVAGELFRILSSFPYFQEHPEHLWMQPVENDPIGRKNVFAFVEGKSFSKKTIIYHSHIDTVGVEDFGQLKDSAFSPDALAEFFSSYENDDELRRDAQSGDWMFGRGAVDMKSGAAVHMVNLLHFSEHRDELEGNLLLLLNGDEESEHRGIIGALAELNRLQAEQGLEYALAINTDFITPLYDGDPHRYIYTGAAGKILPCFHIYGREVHVGDTLSGIDPNFIAAKLTERFHNRYELAEQIEGELVLPPTCLYQRDTKDIYTVQTASSSHLYFNYFVYEDTPGEILGKLLRETKNVCAETEQYLQEQFQQYIRFTGLPTRDLSWEIDVVTYEEYMQQLIEQGIDVQPIIEQAIADSKSDDFREISFEIAGALQEADPAKKARVIVFFAPPFLPHNYLKTDVARDAAIQETLTAILAEASAATGEQFALKKFFPYLADGSFLSIHETEDELAPLLNNLPEWETFFPIPYKAIQGLDIPSVNMGVYGKDGHKWTERLYKPYSFGVLPGLIRTATVALLAQAAEEGLLPA from the coding sequence ATGTACGCATCCATCCACCCACTGACAACGGAACAGAGACTTGAGGCGATTACGAAACATCTGGTCGGCATCCCGAGCATCAACGGCACATCAGGGGAAGTCGAAGTGGCGGGAGAGCTCTTCCGGATCCTGAGCTCCTTCCCCTACTTCCAGGAGCATCCCGAACACTTGTGGATGCAGCCGGTCGAAAATGATCCGATCGGACGCAAGAATGTCTTTGCGTTCGTCGAAGGGAAGTCGTTCTCGAAAAAGACGATCATCTATCATTCCCATATCGACACGGTCGGCGTGGAAGACTTCGGCCAGCTGAAAGACAGTGCCTTCTCGCCAGATGCGCTCGCGGAGTTTTTCAGCTCCTACGAAAACGATGATGAACTCCGGCGGGACGCCCAGTCCGGTGACTGGATGTTCGGCCGCGGTGCCGTCGACATGAAGAGCGGCGCAGCAGTCCACATGGTGAACCTCCTGCATTTCTCCGAGCATCGCGACGAGCTGGAAGGCAATCTCCTGCTCCTGCTGAACGGCGACGAGGAAAGCGAACACCGCGGCATCATCGGAGCGCTCGCCGAATTGAACAGGCTGCAGGCGGAACAGGGCCTCGAGTATGCGCTCGCCATCAACACGGACTTCATCACCCCGCTCTATGACGGCGACCCGCACCGGTATATCTACACTGGCGCGGCGGGCAAGATCCTGCCTTGCTTCCATATATACGGCCGTGAGGTGCATGTCGGCGATACGCTGTCCGGCATCGATCCGAACTTCATCGCTGCGAAACTGACAGAGCGCTTCCACAACCGGTACGAACTCGCGGAGCAGATCGAAGGCGAACTCGTCCTGCCGCCGACCTGCCTGTACCAGCGGGACACAAAAGACATTTATACCGTCCAGACTGCCTCGAGCAGCCATCTGTACTTCAATTACTTCGTCTACGAAGACACGCCGGGTGAGATCCTCGGCAAGCTGCTGAGGGAAACGAAGAATGTCTGCGCGGAAACCGAGCAGTATTTGCAGGAGCAGTTCCAGCAGTATATCCGCTTCACCGGTCTGCCGACACGCGACCTGTCATGGGAGATCGATGTCGTGACGTACGAGGAGTACATGCAGCAGCTGATCGAACAGGGCATCGATGTCCAGCCGATCATCGAACAGGCGATTGCAGACAGCAAATCGGACGACTTCCGGGAGATCAGTTTCGAAATCGCCGGCGCCCTGCAGGAAGCGGACCCAGCCAAGAAAGCGCGCGTCATCGTGTTCTTCGCGCCGCCGTTCCTGCCGCACAACTATTTGAAGACGGACGTTGCGCGCGACGCGGCGATCCAGGAGACACTGACAGCAATTCTGGCGGAAGCGTCGGCTGCGACCGGCGAACAGTTTGCTTTGAAGAAGTTCTTCCCCTATTTGGCGGACGGCAGCTTCCTGTCCATCCACGAGACGGAAGACGAGCTGGCTCCCCTGCTTAACAACCTGCCGGAATGGGAGACATTCTTCCCGATTCCATATAAGGCGATCCAGGGGCTCGACATCCCGTCCGTCAACATGGGCGTCTACGGCAAGGACGGCCACAAATGGACCGAGCGCCTGTATAAGCCATACTCGTTCGGCGTGCTGCCGGGCCTGATCCGGACTGCGACGGTGGCGCTGCTTGCGCAGGCTGCGGAAGAAGGGCTGCTGCCGGCTTGA
- a CDS encoding UPF0158 family protein translates to MKLIDELTDIYLEGVQGEMRYLFDRHTERILLDAPTSLTGEPEIDMDDEEYELAVEVPVSTSAEMYQLRAEFTQKQTETNSVGALLAALEGRKPFRQFQEAAYELGLIEDWYTYERTYAEGIMEEWLTDNQ, encoded by the coding sequence ATGAAACTGATCGATGAACTAACAGATATCTATTTAGAAGGAGTGCAAGGGGAGATGCGCTATCTTTTCGACCGGCACACGGAGCGCATCTTGCTGGATGCGCCGACGTCACTGACGGGCGAACCTGAGATCGACATGGATGACGAAGAGTATGAACTGGCAGTGGAAGTTCCAGTGTCCACGTCTGCTGAGATGTACCAGCTGAGAGCCGAATTTACGCAAAAGCAGACAGAAACGAATTCGGTCGGGGCATTATTGGCGGCACTAGAGGGTCGCAAACCATTCCGGCAGTTCCAAGAAGCGGCATATGAACTTGGACTGATAGAGGATTGGTATACGTATGAACGTACATATGCGGAAGGGATTATGGAAGAGTGGTTGACTGACAATCAATGA
- a CDS encoding IclR family transcriptional regulator, with translation MIQSIDRAMKLIEALSADGKDLWLAAELAEETELPISTVYRITQSLLQHGLIIQDETTKQFSLGYRWMELGLKMFEKLDVRDITRPVLEQLAAGVEETVYLNIPRGDYSMIIERIDSPKSVKIQDSVGARIPLHIGGANKAILANLPSTEVQKILKRLVSDEQKRAELLEVLAVVKQQGYGISYGEKTKGTIAVGAPVFDFEGRPVGAISAEVLAYDFKEERLDSLIEQVCAAARQVTAELSGAQHG, from the coding sequence ATGATCCAGTCGATAGATCGGGCAATGAAACTAATTGAAGCACTGTCTGCGGACGGGAAAGACCTCTGGCTTGCCGCAGAGCTCGCAGAAGAGACGGAACTTCCGATCAGTACGGTCTACCGGATCACGCAGTCCCTGCTGCAGCACGGGCTGATCATCCAGGACGAGACAACAAAACAGTTCAGTCTGGGCTACAGGTGGATGGAACTCGGACTGAAGATGTTCGAGAAGCTCGATGTCCGGGACATTACGAGGCCCGTGCTTGAACAGCTCGCAGCCGGCGTGGAGGAGACCGTCTACCTGAATATTCCGCGAGGTGACTACTCGATGATCATTGAACGGATTGACAGTCCAAAGAGCGTGAAGATCCAGGACAGTGTCGGTGCCCGGATTCCCCTCCATATCGGCGGTGCGAACAAAGCGATCCTCGCCAATCTGCCGAGTACCGAAGTACAGAAGATACTGAAGCGGCTGGTGTCTGATGAACAGAAGCGTGCAGAACTGCTGGAGGTGCTGGCCGTCGTGAAGCAGCAGGGGTACGGAATCAGTTATGGGGAGAAGACGAAAGGGACCATCGCTGTCGGTGCTCCTGTCTTCGACTTCGAAGGGCGGCCCGTCGGTGCAATCAGTGCCGAGGTGCTCGCCTACGATTTCAAGGAAGAACGTCTCGACAGTCTCATCGAACAAGTCTGTGCGGCCGCACGCCAGGTCACAGCGGAATTGAGCGGCGCCCAGCACGGATGA
- a CDS encoding amidase, whose protein sequence is MDEQGTMVLAQTMPAILDMDATETVKAIQTGELTCTEAVGAYVTHLQRMNPHINAMVEDRFQQALQEAEEKDRQLAAGTATGELFGVPISVKEAFDTAGMKTTGGLLHRQHIVAEKDAEVVRRLKQAGAIILGKTNTPELCFCQETDNNLYGRTNNPWDPARTAGGSSGGEGALLAAGGAAVGIGSDIGGSIRFPSHFNGVIGFKSGRFQVSGDGSFPAVGVPIQERMIGFGPMGKSVRDMRLLYGLIAEQSMEERQTDDLKIDVLPPAGPYPMSGKTADALNQVAAHLKQDFPVARKEPPYFRDSARLWQEMMSFDGASGMRDIALPGKGANAIKEFAKAKLGRRSAIHPYLSWAIIGATLFRPSAKRRAEIDAIIEQGDRELNSYLADRIVVFPVYHTGAPLHGRMYKEIFSLRKEFLKYMPFTGYANVWGLPSLVVPVGRDEDGMPISVQLMSRKGNEELLFQVGELLEREFGGYRRCLGIGE, encoded by the coding sequence ATGGATGAACAAGGGACCATGGTTCTTGCACAAACGATGCCCGCCATTCTCGACATGGACGCCACGGAAACAGTGAAAGCTATACAAACAGGTGAGCTGACATGCACTGAGGCAGTCGGTGCGTACGTCACCCACTTGCAGAGGATGAACCCGCACATTAACGCAATGGTGGAAGACCGCTTCCAGCAGGCGCTCCAGGAAGCCGAGGAGAAAGACCGGCAGCTCGCAGCCGGGACAGCCACCGGCGAACTGTTCGGCGTGCCGATCAGTGTGAAGGAAGCATTCGACACAGCCGGCATGAAGACGACGGGCGGCCTGCTTCACCGTCAGCACATAGTGGCGGAGAAGGATGCCGAAGTGGTCAGACGGCTGAAGCAGGCCGGGGCCATCATCCTCGGCAAGACGAATACGCCGGAACTATGTTTCTGCCAGGAGACCGACAACAACCTGTATGGCCGCACCAACAACCCATGGGACCCGGCCCGGACAGCCGGCGGCTCGAGCGGAGGCGAAGGTGCTCTTCTTGCGGCAGGCGGCGCCGCGGTCGGCATCGGCTCGGATATCGGCGGCTCGATCCGGTTCCCGAGCCATTTCAACGGCGTCATCGGCTTCAAAAGCGGCCGGTTCCAAGTGTCCGGCGACGGCTCATTCCCTGCAGTCGGCGTCCCGATCCAGGAGCGGATGATCGGCTTCGGCCCGATGGGGAAGTCGGTCCGTGACATGCGCCTGCTGTATGGCCTTATCGCCGAGCAGTCAATGGAGGAACGGCAGACAGACGATTTGAAGATCGATGTGCTGCCGCCGGCCGGCCCCTATCCAATGTCAGGGAAAACGGCAGATGCACTCAACCAGGTGGCGGCGCACCTCAAACAGGACTTCCCCGTTGCGCGCAAGGAGCCGCCCTACTTCCGGGACAGTGCCCGCTTGTGGCAGGAGATGATGTCGTTCGACGGCGCATCCGGCATGCGGGACATCGCCCTGCCCGGCAAAGGGGCGAACGCCATAAAGGAATTCGCCAAAGCCAAACTCGGCAGACGATCCGCCATCCATCCGTATCTTTCGTGGGCGATCATCGGCGCCACCCTGTTCCGTCCCTCTGCCAAACGGCGGGCGGAAATCGATGCCATCATCGAACAAGGAGACCGTGAGCTCAACAGCTATCTCGCCGACCGCATTGTCGTGTTCCCTGTCTACCACACCGGCGCTCCGCTCCACGGCCGGATGTATAAGGAGATCTTCTCCCTGCGGAAAGAATTTTTAAAGTATATGCCATTCACCGGCTATGCGAACGTCTGGGGACTGCCGTCGCTTGTTGTGCCGGTCGGCAGAGATGAGGATGGTATGCCGATCAGCGTTCAGCTGATGAGCAGGAAAGGGAATGAAGAGCTCTTGTTTCAAGTTGGGGAACTGTTGGAGCGGGAGTTTGGTGGGTACCGCAGATGTTTGGGGATTGGTGAGTGA
- a CDS encoding uracil-DNA glycosylase yields the protein MEEFCLWPEDPVPADQKGCTCCRLYRQGSRMVWGEGTPGAPVMIILDNPGAREDREGNPAVCTTRQTLQRAVREAGMTEDQLYVTYILKRRPVRKYDKEETRSICMQHLDQQLAAHRPELILCLGNVAVQSFFGEPDAEVKPLRGAWHEVRGIPTAAAYHPLAVRRRPNLLRLFQEDMDFVAAALRSRT from the coding sequence TTGGAAGAGTTCTGCCTGTGGCCGGAGGATCCAGTGCCGGCCGATCAGAAAGGATGCACATGCTGCAGACTGTACCGCCAAGGATCCCGCATGGTATGGGGAGAGGGGACGCCCGGGGCGCCGGTCATGATCATACTGGACAATCCGGGTGCGCGTGAAGATCGGGAGGGGAACCCTGCGGTGTGCACGACGCGTCAGACATTGCAGCGCGCGGTCCGCGAAGCGGGGATGACGGAGGACCAGCTGTATGTCACATATATTCTCAAACGGCGGCCCGTGCGAAAGTATGATAAGGAAGAGACCCGGTCCATCTGCATGCAGCACTTGGACCAGCAGCTGGCCGCACATCGACCGGAACTGATCCTCTGTCTCGGAAATGTAGCGGTCCAATCATTCTTTGGCGAACCTGATGCAGAAGTGAAACCATTGCGCGGAGCCTGGCATGAGGTGCGGGGGATCCCGACCGCAGCAGCGTATCATCCATTGGCGGTGCGCCGCCGGCCGAATCTTCTCCGGCTGTTCCAGGAAGATATGGATTTTGTAGCCGCCGCACTCCGTTCACGAACATGA
- a CDS encoding alanine/glycine:cation symporter family protein produces the protein MAEFTKLISSVSNFIWGMPLILLLIGGGLFLTVRLNFFQFRYFPHIVSQTFGKIFAQSDSPGTLTPFQATTAALASTMGAANIVGVPVAIALGGPGAIFWMWLVALIGIGTKYSEVVLGIEYREKNKHGEYVGGPMYYIKKGLGWKKLASFFAFALMIEVIASAMVQSNSIAATLKSSFSIPPLASGIIVAVLVILVTYGGIRTIGKVSEKMIPAIVVLYLLSALIVLAVNSKEVPAAFGLIFQHAFTPISAAGGFAGAGVAAAIRWGLARGLYSNEAGMGTAPIAHSSAMTDHPAKQGFWGIFEVIVDTLIVCTLTALVVLTSGVWKGIAADDASTMVAASFAPVFGESLSGFIISATLFLFVITTVVVIIFYGEKQAEFLFGTAFSRVMRFVYIIAIVIGAVGGLQFIWQFLDLLLAAVVIPNLIAVLFLNGKVREITKDYFTNLYPNKKRH, from the coding sequence GTGGCAGAATTCACAAAACTGATTTCATCCGTATCAAACTTCATCTGGGGGATGCCGCTGATCCTTCTGCTTATCGGCGGCGGGCTGTTCCTGACCGTCCGGCTGAACTTCTTCCAGTTCCGTTACTTCCCGCACATTGTGTCACAAACGTTCGGCAAGATCTTCGCCCAGTCGGATTCACCCGGCACCCTGACACCATTCCAGGCGACAACCGCTGCACTCGCTTCTACGATGGGGGCTGCCAATATCGTCGGCGTGCCGGTTGCTATCGCGCTCGGCGGTCCCGGCGCCATCTTCTGGATGTGGCTCGTAGCCCTGATCGGCATCGGCACGAAGTATTCCGAAGTTGTACTCGGCATCGAATACCGGGAGAAGAACAAGCACGGCGAGTATGTCGGCGGTCCGATGTATTACATAAAGAAAGGGCTCGGCTGGAAGAAGCTCGCCTCCTTCTTCGCCTTCGCCCTCATGATCGAAGTCATTGCAAGCGCAATGGTCCAATCCAACTCCATCGCGGCCACACTGAAAAGTTCGTTCAGCATCCCGCCGCTCGCTTCCGGGATCATTGTCGCCGTCCTGGTCATCCTGGTCACGTATGGAGGAATCCGGACCATCGGGAAAGTGTCCGAGAAAATGATTCCGGCGATTGTTGTGCTGTATTTGCTCAGCGCGCTGATCGTCCTTGCGGTCAACAGCAAGGAAGTGCCAGCTGCGTTCGGGCTGATCTTCCAGCACGCCTTCACCCCGATCTCGGCAGCCGGCGGATTTGCAGGGGCCGGAGTCGCTGCAGCAATCCGTTGGGGGCTCGCACGCGGCCTTTATTCCAATGAAGCGGGTATGGGAACCGCGCCGATCGCACACTCTTCCGCCATGACTGATCATCCGGCCAAGCAGGGGTTCTGGGGGATTTTCGAAGTCATCGTGGATACGCTGATCGTCTGTACACTGACCGCCCTCGTCGTTCTGACGTCCGGCGTCTGGAAAGGGATTGCAGCGGATGACGCTTCGACGATGGTGGCCGCTTCATTCGCGCCTGTCTTCGGCGAATCGCTGAGCGGATTCATCATCTCCGCAACGCTTTTCCTGTTCGTCATCACGACAGTCGTCGTCATCATCTTCTACGGTGAAAAGCAGGCGGAATTCCTGTTCGGCACTGCTTTCTCTAGAGTCATGCGCTTTGTCTATATCATTGCCATCGTCATCGGAGCGGTCGGCGGTCTGCAGTTCATCTGGCAGTTCCTGGATCTGCTGCTGGCAGCGGTCGTCATCCCGAACCTGATCGCCGTCCTCTTCCTGAACGGAAAAGTGCGGGAAATCACGAAAGATTATTTCACGAACCTATATCCGAATAAGAAACGACACTAA
- a CDS encoding LTA synthase family protein has translation MKDLTSGTDNFLNKFLGIYGLAVVMLWLKTYLTQASQFTLGVEGPLQHFLLLINPLGSALLFLSIAFLFRGKRRYTVLTVIYALMSFLLYANVVYYRFFSDFITLPTIYQTQNFGDLGGSIMTLMKPTDLLFFVDVLVMFALLFTRRVKKETDRVGRRKAVAIVAFALAVSLVNLGLAEANRPQLLTRGFDRNYIVKYLGMYNYSIYDTVETAKASSQRALADSSDIAEVINYTQSNYASPNPEYFGKAKGMNVIYLHLESFQNFLIDYKMNGEEVTPYLNALAKDKNTLYFDNFFHQTGQGKTSDAEFMLENSLFGLPQGSAFITKAQNTYQAAPNLLKSHGYTSAVFHGNNGSFWNRNEVYKQFGYDHFFDASYYDTSKPEDMAEYGLLDKPFYEQSEKYLEKLPEPLYAKFITVANHFPYTIQPELTTIEKAQTGDVSVDGYFQTARYTDEAIKQAFDQLKEMGLYDNSMIVLYGDHYGISDNHKRAMAQVMGKEITPYEGAQLQRVPLFIHVPGMKGGIDHTYGGQTDLLPTLLHLLGIESKDYIQFGSDLLSDGHKELVPFRNGDFISPAIDSINEKLYDNKTGELLDDSQHEAAEALKEEASYRLQLSDKVVNGDLLRFYTPEDYTPADPAELDYKKDAESTANGVQ, from the coding sequence TTGAAAGATCTGACCAGCGGAACGGACAACTTCTTGAATAAGTTCTTAGGCATATACGGGTTGGCGGTTGTGATGCTTTGGCTGAAGACCTATCTCACGCAGGCCTCGCAATTCACGCTTGGCGTGGAAGGGCCGCTCCAGCATTTCCTTCTGCTCATCAACCCATTGGGGTCAGCCCTGTTATTCCTGAGCATCGCCTTCCTTTTCAGAGGGAAGAGACGCTACACAGTACTGACCGTCATTTACGCACTGATGTCGTTCCTGCTGTATGCGAACGTCGTGTATTACCGGTTCTTCAGTGACTTCATCACACTGCCGACAATCTACCAGACGCAGAACTTCGGCGATCTGGGCGGCAGTATCATGACGCTCATGAAACCGACGGACCTCCTGTTCTTCGTTGACGTTCTCGTCATGTTCGCCCTGCTGTTCACACGCAGGGTCAAGAAAGAGACGGACCGGGTCGGCCGGCGGAAAGCTGTCGCAATCGTTGCGTTCGCCCTGGCAGTGTCCCTCGTCAACCTGGGACTCGCGGAAGCGAACCGTCCGCAGCTGCTGACACGCGGATTCGACCGCAACTACATCGTGAAATACTTGGGTATGTACAATTACTCGATCTACGACACTGTCGAAACGGCGAAGGCCTCGTCGCAGCGTGCACTAGCGGACAGCAGTGACATCGCCGAAGTGATCAATTACACGCAGTCGAACTATGCGAGCCCGAATCCGGAGTATTTCGGCAAAGCGAAAGGCATGAACGTCATTTACCTGCATCTGGAGTCCTTCCAGAACTTCCTCATCGACTATAAGATGAACGGAGAAGAAGTGACCCCATACTTGAATGCACTGGCGAAAGACAAGAATACCCTGTACTTCGACAACTTCTTCCACCAGACCGGCCAAGGGAAGACATCCGACGCCGAATTCATGCTGGAGAACTCGCTGTTCGGCCTGCCGCAAGGTTCCGCGTTCATCACAAAAGCGCAGAATACGTACCAGGCGGCGCCGAATCTGCTGAAGAGCCATGGCTATACGTCAGCGGTCTTCCACGGAAATAACGGCAGTTTCTGGAACCGGAACGAAGTCTACAAACAGTTCGGCTACGACCATTTCTTCGATGCAAGCTACTATGACACCAGCAAGCCGGAAGATATGGCGGAATACGGCCTGCTCGATAAGCCGTTCTATGAGCAATCCGAGAAGTACCTTGAAAAATTGCCCGAACCGCTGTATGCGAAGTTCATCACCGTCGCCAACCACTTCCCGTATACGATCCAGCCGGAGCTGACGACGATCGAGAAGGCGCAGACAGGCGATGTAAGTGTCGACGGCTACTTCCAGACAGCCCGTTACACCGACGAAGCCATCAAGCAGGCATTCGATCAGCTGAAGGAAATGGGCCTGTATGACAACTCGATGATCGTTCTGTACGGCGACCATTACGGTATCTCCGACAACCATAAGCGGGCGATGGCCCAGGTGATGGGAAAAGAGATCACGCCATACGAAGGCGCCCAGCTGCAGCGTGTACCATTATTCATCCACGTGCCGGGCATGAAAGGCGGCATCGACCATACGTACGGCGGTCAGACAGACCTGCTGCCGACACTGCTCCACTTGCTCGGCATCGAATCGAAGGATTATATCCAGTTCGGATCTGACCTGCTGTCTGACGGGCATAAGGAATTGGTGCCGTTCCGGAATGGTGATTTCATCAGCCCGGCTATCGATTCCATCAATGAAAAACTGTATGACAACAAAACCGGCGAGCTGCTCGACGACAGTCAGCACGAAGCCGCAGAAGCGCTGAAAGAAGAAGCGTCCTACAGATTGCAGCTGTCCGACAAAGTCGTCAACGGCGATCTGCTGCGGTTCTACACACCGGAAGACTACACGCCGGCCGATCCGGCTGAGCTGGATTATAAGAAGGATGCAGAGAGCACAGCCAACGGAGTGCAGTAA
- a CDS encoding 5'-3' exonuclease — translation MTDMRPHILVVDGMALLFRSFFATAVHNRYQYNEQGIPTNGVQGFVRHTLTAVSVFRPTHLAVCWDMGAVTFRNELYDGYKANRPAPAPELVPQFDLARQVSEDMGWANFGIAGMEADDLIGSLVKRWKAEAQLTVVSGDKDLLQLLAPDVRIALTKKGHSIYDVYTENRFVEEYGMTPQQFIDYKAFIGDPSDGYPGVKGIGPKTALKLIQTYGTAENVARSLDKLTKSERTKIEQNLDMLRISRELAEIHCEADVGGTLEDLMIPSYDSMVISRLSGNGLRGVVNQLVLSEPVLQSGGDRNEEFIDPFE, via the coding sequence ATGACAGACATGCGCCCGCACATCCTGGTCGTTGACGGAATGGCTCTGCTGTTCCGTTCGTTCTTTGCGACCGCTGTGCACAATCGATACCAATACAACGAGCAGGGGATTCCGACGAACGGCGTCCAGGGATTCGTCCGGCATACACTGACCGCCGTCTCCGTCTTCCGGCCGACACATCTGGCGGTCTGCTGGGATATGGGAGCTGTCACGTTCCGGAACGAGCTCTATGATGGCTATAAAGCGAACCGGCCCGCACCGGCCCCGGAGCTGGTGCCCCAGTTCGATCTCGCCCGCCAGGTGTCCGAGGACATGGGCTGGGCAAATTTCGGCATCGCCGGCATGGAAGCGGATGACCTGATCGGATCGCTTGTGAAAAGATGGAAAGCCGAGGCACAGCTGACCGTCGTATCCGGAGACAAGGATCTGCTCCAGCTGCTGGCGCCTGATGTCCGGATCGCCCTGACGAAGAAAGGCCATTCCATCTATGATGTCTATACGGAAAACCGTTTTGTCGAGGAGTATGGGATGACGCCGCAGCAGTTCATCGACTACAAAGCGTTCATCGGCGATCCGAGCGACGGTTATCCGGGCGTCAAAGGGATCGGGCCGAAAACCGCCTTGAAACTGATTCAGACCTACGGTACAGCAGAGAACGTGGCCCGGTCTCTGGACAAGCTGACCAAATCAGAACGGACCAAGATCGAGCAGAACCTGGACATGCTGCGTATCTCCAGGGAACTGGCGGAAATCCATTGTGAAGCGGACGTCGGAGGAACACTGGAGGACCTCATGATTCCGTCTTATGACAGCATGGTCATCAGCAGGCTGTCCGGCAACGGCCTGCGCGGTGTTGTCAATCAGCTGGTGTTATCCGAGCCGGTATTACAGTCAGGAGGGGATCGGAATGAGGAATTTATTGATCCGTTTGAGTGA